The Tenebrio molitor chromosome 3, icTenMoli1.1, whole genome shotgun sequence genome contains a region encoding:
- the LOC138125723 gene encoding uncharacterized protein, which produces MTESALRNFKPWALDSAGREVTKKIEIQSVYTSIYIVFNLIVTFAGAILYVIPVENDKEIFFACYLFQRLFPNYGFVLNWLYRLTFIALGLAGVTTFHAFIYGVQHMKFQLFLFWEYEKNITDIEEYNNIGDVDLLKNTDFQSEVANRIKFCVKRQIEMLHGVRSATQFLQKWIPPFLISGVLLFVSAIFFCVSYDKDLRDIYPRLAVTATVATVTFCIVIYLCQSIETESDVILQLNTQIKWCSLNKSNLKILTIMTIVAKNPHSLKFTQNIVANYELGVKFIKVI; this is translated from the exons ATGACGGAATCAGCATTACGAAATTTTAAGCCTTGGGCTTTGGACAGTGCAGGAAGAGAAGTGacgaaaaaaatcgaaattcaatCAGTCTATACTTCGATCTacatagtttttaatttaattgtgaCATTCGCTGGGGCAATTCTTTACGTAATTCCTGTTGAAAACGATAAGGAGATCTTCTTCGCTTGTTATTTGTTCCAGAGATTGTTTCCTAATTACGGATTTGTGCTAAACTGGCTCTACAGATTAACCTTTATCGCGTTAGGTTTGGCAGGAGTGACAACCTTTCATGCATTTATTTACGGTGTGCAGCACATGAAGTTTCAACTTTTCCTGTTTTGGGAATACGAGAAAAATATAACGGACATAGAGGAATATAACAACATTGGGGACGTCGACCTTCtcaaaaatacagattttcaAAGTGAAGTCgcaaacagaattaaattttgtgtaaAACGTCAGATTGAAATGTTGCA TGGTGTTCGTTCTGCAACGCAGTTTCTTCAAAAGTGGATACCTCCGTTTTTAATAAGTGGAGTACTTCTCTTCGTAAGCGCCATATTTTTCTGTGTTTCG tATGACAAGGATCTAAGGGATATATATCCTCGTCTTGCAGTAACAGCGACTGTTGCCACAGTCACGTTTTGCATTGTAATATATTTGTGCCAGTCAATAGAAACTGAG TCGGATGTAATACTGCAATTGAATACGCAGATAAAGTGGTGTAGTTTAAACAAgagcaatttaaaaatcttGACGATAATGACAATAGTTGCAAAAAATCCCCATAGTCTGAAGTTTACGCAAAATATTGTTGCCAATTATGAATTGGGAGTCAAG TTTATTAAAGTTAtctaa